The Bradyrhizobium guangxiense genomic sequence CGGCGTGCGGCAGGGCCGGCAGCGCAAGCAGGAGGGCGGCGGCTGCAAACAGCAGGCGGGCAGGCAAGCTGGCCGGCAACGGCGCGGCGGCGAGACGGGCTTTGTTCATCTTCGGTCCCACGGGAAGTAAAGGAGCAAACGGCGGCGAGTGCCGCCGTTGGATCGGCCATCATCAACGCCGGAGGCGGCTGAATGGTTGCGCTTTGTAACGAATTGTCGGCGTTGTGAATGCGTATCCGCTCGCGAAAATGTCAGCGCCGCCGCGCACAGCGCGGTACAAAGCGGCCTTGCTTACGCCCCGCATCGCGTTAACGATGCCCAGTCAGGCCGCTGGAACGAAAGCCGGATTGCAGACATATTGCACGCCGGGGACGGAGAGCCGCGGCGCCTAGCGTGAACAGGCCGGAGGCCAGGACTTCAAATGCGTTTCCAGATGCGTTCATTTTTCATTGCTTTCACGTCCCTGATGCTTTTGGGCGCGGGCACCGCGCAGGCCAAGGTCGAGATCACCGTCGACAAGGACAATCAGCAGATGACCGTCGCGGTCGACGGCGTCGCGCGCTATCACTGGCCGGTGTCGACCGGCATTCCGTCGCGCGAGACCCCGAACGGCGCGTTCCGCGCCTTCCGCATGGAGGAGGATCACTTCTCCAAGGAATTCGACGACGCGCCGATGCCGCACGCGATCTTCTTCACCAAGGTCGGCCACGCCATCCACGGCACCGACTCAGTCGGCCGGCTCGGCTCCCCGGCGTCACACGGCTGCGTGCGGCTGTCGCGCCAGAACGCATCGACGCTCTATGCGCTGGTGCAGCAGCAGGGCGTGCTCAACACCACGGTGACGCTGACCGGCTCGGCGCAGGTGGCGCTGGCGCGCAATCCGCGCGGTCGCACCAACACCGCAGTGGCCCGCGCCCCGCAGCAGCCAACCGAAGAGCAGTACGCCAACACGGGCGATCCCGTGAATCTCGCGCCGCCGCCGCAGCCCGCACGCCGCTACATGCCGCAGGACGACAATTACATCTATCCCGCCGACGGCAGCGATACAGGCGCGCGCTACCCGGCGCCACGCTCGGCCAGCCGTCCGCTCTATGATGCGCAGGTCTATCAGCAGCAGCCGCAGCAATATTACAATCAGGGCTACGGCCAGCAGGGCTACTATTATCAGCCGCAGCCCCGGCAGCTTTATCAGCCGCGCGGCTACTACTATCAGAACTGACATCATCTGAACGCGGCGTCGCCGCGTTCCACGATCTTTCGCGCCGCATCGACGAAGGCGCGCGCGACCGGCGCGAGGATCTCGGGTCCGGTCGCGCCGAGATCGTCCGACGGCGTGTGGAACGTGCGGTGGCGGCCGGCCATGCCGAGGAAATTGGCATAGCCCGCCGCGTGCACGTCGCGGAGCTCGCCGACCGCCTGCTTCTCCGTCACCAGGCGCCTTGCCTCGACCCCAGCGAAGGCCTCGTCGGTCAACGCGACCGCGGACTTGCTGAGCACGAGATAGCGTTCCTGCTCGGGCCGATCGGTGCGGGCGCCCTCCGCAAAGCCATAGCAAGCGTTCGACGAACCGAAATGAATCCACGCCAACGTGTCCTTAGGCGCGGGCGCACCGTGCTTCAGGAACAGCTCCATGCCGCCATGACCGATCTCGTGACCGGCGGTGGCGATGAAGACGAAATGCGCCGGCCATTTCTCGGCGGCGATTGTGCGCGCGAGCGCAAGGAAGTTGGCGATGCCGGGGCCGCGCTCGCAGACGCAGGAGTACCAGCCGGTCATCGGCGTCGAGACGACGATGGTCGGGCCCCGGCCGGCGCCGGTCTCGGCGACGACGTTGCGGCCGGCAACATCGCGTTCGTAGTGGCCCTTGACGTCGAAGCTGACGGGTGCGCCCGAGGCGAGCGCGCGCTCGAATGTCGCTCGCGAACTGCCGCCGACCACGATCACCGGCACCGGCCAGGGCGCATCCTCCTGCGTGACATTGTAGGCGAAGCGATCATCGGCGGGATTGCCGATCATCAGCAGGATCGCAGCCGGCTTCTTCGCCGCCGCTGCGGCGATGGCCGCACGATGGGCCGGCCCCAGATAGGCACCCCGGTCGAACGGCAATTCCACCCAGAGGATCTTGCCGGCGACATCCCCGTCCCGCGCAAGCGGCGCGCTGAGCTGGAAGCTCGCCCTGTCCTCCGGCGGCCACCAGAACGGCGTTGCCTCGATGGTCCTGCCGCCGGCTTCGGCGCTGGCCTGCTCGACGACATATTGGCGGCCTAATACGACGGGCTGGAAGCTGATCGCAAAGCCCGCGGCGGAAAGCTCGCCGGCAATCCAGTCGGCGGTCGCGCGATCGCCCGCAGAGCCGAAGCGATGCAGACCGAAGGAGGCATAGCGCGCCACATCCTCATGGAGTCTTGCGCCCGAAAGCGCGTCCTCGGCTGCCGCCTGTCCGACCATGAGAACCGCCATCATCGCGATGAAGACAAGCCGCATGTGAGTGGCTCCTGCACCGTTGCTTTTTTGAGGCTCAGTTTCCGCCTTTCGTGGCCGCCGTCAACCGCTGGACTGGACGAAACGTGCAGAGATTTCCTAAGCTCATCTTTTCATTTGGGCTGCGAACCTTGATGCCGTCACGTGCCGCGACCATTCTGATCGTGCTCTCGGTTCTCACTGCAGGACAAGCCATGGCCTTTGATATCGAGGCGCATCGCGGCGGGCGCGCGCTGCTGCCGGAAAACACGCTGCCGGCCTTCGCCAACGCGCTGTCGATGGGCGTGGACACGCTGGAGCTCGACGTCGGCGTAACCGCGGACGGCGAGGTCGTCATATCGCACGAGCGCGGACTCAATCCCGATCTCGCGCGCGGCGCCGACGGCGCTTACATTGCTGCGCCCGGCACGCCTTTGGTCAAGCTGCGGCTGGACGAGGTCAGGACCTATGATG encodes the following:
- a CDS encoding L,D-transpeptidase, with the protein product MRSFFIAFTSLMLLGAGTAQAKVEITVDKDNQQMTVAVDGVARYHWPVSTGIPSRETPNGAFRAFRMEEDHFSKEFDDAPMPHAIFFTKVGHAIHGTDSVGRLGSPASHGCVRLSRQNASTLYALVQQQGVLNTTVTLTGSAQVALARNPRGRTNTAVARAPQQPTEEQYANTGDPVNLAPPPQPARRYMPQDDNYIYPADGSDTGARYPAPRSASRPLYDAQVYQQQPQQYYNQGYGQQGYYYQPQPRQLYQPRGYYYQN